A genomic stretch from Etheostoma cragini isolate CJK2018 chromosome 8, CSU_Ecrag_1.0, whole genome shotgun sequence includes:
- the LOC117949426 gene encoding leucine-rich repeat extensin-like protein 3 isoform X3 → MGGNSPSHLSHEDGAGGGITFVKGIRLSDKVIHRMKQSSKALVPQLSQNGRSPPQTSETPTATPVPPPSVPHLIPLLAPPPSPLFIPPPLVEPVPPVKLVPPPPVKFHSLPPPVEARSPPLTTPVVSDPAPPPPPLQEAPSTPPSVESPPAAKVHSLPPTSVDPMAPPKTPLLTDTVVSAPTPPSPPPPQVPVELESPPPPAESFIPPHIETEILSEHSFKPVIRAPPVESAVAPPEPLASPLPSETSPTTIEHAAVAPSVEALEVVVLSVPPVETVQPPPAVDFTPVEAVVLPPQVETTLVEPAVPPTAIEKEVLPVAASTVDPPPPCELLPPPPSPEPVAAPSHPPELTCKEPSPPSHCVKLAIMPTDAPVCEPFVEPPTPPLPAPPPPAEEPPIILSLCPVVEEEMPAVASAPPLAAVMEEELRQKIKEEMQRSLEEEINQKRQALQQQLEEMRAQAQAEAQAAAQAQVEEQVKKTLEGEKAAYVDNLTDSIMKERMKTGDERLMVQLYRMELKAHQLEEREKELMKRDTLYKEHITKLEAKCTEFYKVTAESFQKGKEETHNRFARFHIQPVCGDLQSQILKCYKENTGKTLSCSNIASAYMQCVDNAKKNKLSTGG, encoded by the exons atgggGGGAAACAGCCCGAGTCACCTCTCTCATGAGGATGGGGCAGGCGGAGGAATTACTTTTGTGAAGGGCATTCGG CTGTCGGATAAAGTGATCCATCGGATGAAACAGTCTTCAAAGGCCCTCGTTCCTCAGCTCTCTCAGAATGGACGTTCCCCTCCACAAACATCTGAAACCCCAACAGCCACTCCAGTCCCCCCCCCGTCTGTCCCACACTTGATACCTCTTCTGGCACCCCCGCCATCTCCTCTGTTCATTCCACCTCCATTAGTGGAACCTGTTCCTCCTGTAAAACtcgtccctcctcctcctgtaaAGTTTCACTCCCTACCTCCACCTGTAGAGGCCAGATCTCCACCTCTAACAACCCCTGTAGTCTCAGACCCcgctccaccacctcctcctctccaaGAAGCCCCATCCACACCTCCGTCAGTGGAATCTCCTCCTGCTGCAAAGGTTCATTCCCTGCCTCCTACCTCTGTTGATCCTATGGCCCCGCCAAAAACTCCACTTCTAACCGACACGGTTGTCTCGGCCCCTACACCTCCTTCTCCACCTCCCCCACAAGTACCTGTGGAGCTTGAatctcctccacctcctgctGAATCCTTTATCCCACCTCATATAGAAACAGAAATCCTGTCAGAACACAGCTTCAAACCTGTGATCCGAGCTCCACCTGTAGAATCAGCTGTAGCTCCACCTGAACCTTTAGCTTCACCTCTGCCTTCTGAAACATCTCCAACAACTATTGAGCATGCTGCTGTAGCTCCCTCTGTTGAAGCTCTTGAAGTGGTCGTCTTGTCTGTGCCACCAGTGGAAACCGTTCAACCTCCGCCCGCTGTTGATTTTACACCAG TTGAAGCTGTAGTTTTACCTCCCCAAGTGGAGACGACTCTTGTTGAGCCTGCAGTCCCACCCACTGCAATTGAAAAGGAAGTGCTTCCAGTCGCGGCTTCAACTGTCGATCCACCACCTCCATGTGAACTGCTCCCACCTCCCCCTTCTCCAGAGCCGGTGGCGGCACCGTCTCACCCTCCAGAGCTCACTTGTAAAGAGCCCTCGCCACCCTCTCACTGTGTGAAGCTGGCCATCATGCCCACTGATGCACCTGTGTGTGAACCCTTCGTAGAGCCTCCCACACCACCTCTACCTGCTCCACCTCCCCCTGCTGAGGAGCCCCCCATAATCCTGTCTCTGTGCCCTGTTGTTGAGGAAGAAATGCCTGCTGTCGCTTCAGCACCACCACTTGCAGCAG TGATGGAGGAAGAGTTGAGGCAGAAGATCAAAGAAGAGATGCAGAGGAGTCTGGAAGAGGAGATCAACCAGAAAAGGCAGGCGCTGCAGCAACA GCTGGAGGAGATGAGGGCTCAGGCTCAAGCAGAGGCCCAAGCAGCCGCTCAGGCTCAGGTGGAGGAGCAGGTGAAAAAGACGCTGGAGGGGGAGAAGGCGGCGTACGTGGACAACCTGACCGACTCCATCATGAAGGAGCGAATGAAGACTGGTGACGAAAGGCTCATGGTGCAGCTTTAT CGGATGGAGCTGAAG GCCCATcagctggaggagagggagaaagagttGATGAAACGAGACACTCTCTACAAGGAACATATCACAAAACTTGAAGCAAAG TGCACTGAGTTTTACAAAGTGACTGCTGAGAGCTTCCAGAAGGGCAAGGAAGAGACTCACAACCGCTTTGC GCGTTTCCATATCCAGCCGGTGTGTGGTGACTTGCAGAGTCAGATTTTAAAATGCTACAAGGAGAACACAGGAAAGACTCTGTCCTGCTCGAATATCGCCTCGGCCTACATGCAGTGTGTGGACAATGCCAAGAAG AATAAATTGAGCACGGGAGGTTAA
- the LOC117949426 gene encoding leucine-rich repeat extensin-like protein 3 isoform X2 — protein MGGNSPSHLSHEDGAGGGITFVKGIRLSDKVIHRMKQSSKALVPQLSQNGRSPPQTSETPTATPVPPPSVPHLIPLLAPPPSPLFIPPPLVEPVPPVKLVPPPPVKFHSLPPPVEARSPPLTTPVVSDPAPPPPPLQEAPSTPPSVESPPAAKVHSLPPTSVDPMAPPKTPLLTDTVVSAPTPPSPPPPQVPVELESPPPPAESFIPPHIETEILSEHSFKPVIRAPPVESAVAPPEPLASPLPSETSPTTIEHAAVAPSVEALEVVVLSVPPVETVQPPPAVDFTPVEAVVLPPQVETTLVEPAVPPTAIEKEVLPVAASTVDPPPPCELLPPPPSPEPVAAPSHPPELTCKEPSPPSHCVKLAIMPTDAPVCEPFVEPPTPPLPAPPPPAEEPPIILSLCPVVEEEMPAVASAPPLAAAPPVPPEVMEEELRQKIKEEMQRSLEEEINQKRQALQQQLEEMRAQAQAEAQAAAQAQVEEQVKKTLEGEKAAYVDNLTDSIMKERMKTGDERLMVQLYAHQLEEREKELMKRDTLYKEHITKLEAKCTEFYKVTAESFQKGKEETHNRFARFHIQPVCGDLQSQILKCYKENTGKTLSCSNIASAYMQCVDNAKKNKLSTGG, from the exons atgggGGGAAACAGCCCGAGTCACCTCTCTCATGAGGATGGGGCAGGCGGAGGAATTACTTTTGTGAAGGGCATTCGG CTGTCGGATAAAGTGATCCATCGGATGAAACAGTCTTCAAAGGCCCTCGTTCCTCAGCTCTCTCAGAATGGACGTTCCCCTCCACAAACATCTGAAACCCCAACAGCCACTCCAGTCCCCCCCCCGTCTGTCCCACACTTGATACCTCTTCTGGCACCCCCGCCATCTCCTCTGTTCATTCCACCTCCATTAGTGGAACCTGTTCCTCCTGTAAAACtcgtccctcctcctcctgtaaAGTTTCACTCCCTACCTCCACCTGTAGAGGCCAGATCTCCACCTCTAACAACCCCTGTAGTCTCAGACCCcgctccaccacctcctcctctccaaGAAGCCCCATCCACACCTCCGTCAGTGGAATCTCCTCCTGCTGCAAAGGTTCATTCCCTGCCTCCTACCTCTGTTGATCCTATGGCCCCGCCAAAAACTCCACTTCTAACCGACACGGTTGTCTCGGCCCCTACACCTCCTTCTCCACCTCCCCCACAAGTACCTGTGGAGCTTGAatctcctccacctcctgctGAATCCTTTATCCCACCTCATATAGAAACAGAAATCCTGTCAGAACACAGCTTCAAACCTGTGATCCGAGCTCCACCTGTAGAATCAGCTGTAGCTCCACCTGAACCTTTAGCTTCACCTCTGCCTTCTGAAACATCTCCAACAACTATTGAGCATGCTGCTGTAGCTCCCTCTGTTGAAGCTCTTGAAGTGGTCGTCTTGTCTGTGCCACCAGTGGAAACCGTTCAACCTCCGCCCGCTGTTGATTTTACACCAG TTGAAGCTGTAGTTTTACCTCCCCAAGTGGAGACGACTCTTGTTGAGCCTGCAGTCCCACCCACTGCAATTGAAAAGGAAGTGCTTCCAGTCGCGGCTTCAACTGTCGATCCACCACCTCCATGTGAACTGCTCCCACCTCCCCCTTCTCCAGAGCCGGTGGCGGCACCGTCTCACCCTCCAGAGCTCACTTGTAAAGAGCCCTCGCCACCCTCTCACTGTGTGAAGCTGGCCATCATGCCCACTGATGCACCTGTGTGTGAACCCTTCGTAGAGCCTCCCACACCACCTCTACCTGCTCCACCTCCCCCTGCTGAGGAGCCCCCCATAATCCTGTCTCTGTGCCCTGTTGTTGAGGAAGAAATGCCTGCTGTCGCTTCAGCACCACCACTTGCAGCAG cCCCGCCTGTTCCTCCTGAAGTGATGGAGGAAGAGTTGAGGCAGAAGATCAAAGAAGAGATGCAGAGGAGTCTGGAAGAGGAGATCAACCAGAAAAGGCAGGCGCTGCAGCAACA GCTGGAGGAGATGAGGGCTCAGGCTCAAGCAGAGGCCCAAGCAGCCGCTCAGGCTCAGGTGGAGGAGCAGGTGAAAAAGACGCTGGAGGGGGAGAAGGCGGCGTACGTGGACAACCTGACCGACTCCATCATGAAGGAGCGAATGAAGACTGGTGACGAAAGGCTCATGGTGCAGCTTTAT GCCCATcagctggaggagagggagaaagagttGATGAAACGAGACACTCTCTACAAGGAACATATCACAAAACTTGAAGCAAAG TGCACTGAGTTTTACAAAGTGACTGCTGAGAGCTTCCAGAAGGGCAAGGAAGAGACTCACAACCGCTTTGC GCGTTTCCATATCCAGCCGGTGTGTGGTGACTTGCAGAGTCAGATTTTAAAATGCTACAAGGAGAACACAGGAAAGACTCTGTCCTGCTCGAATATCGCCTCGGCCTACATGCAGTGTGTGGACAATGCCAAGAAG AATAAATTGAGCACGGGAGGTTAA
- the LOC117949426 gene encoding leucine-rich repeat extensin-like protein 3 isoform X1: MGGNSPSHLSHEDGAGGGITFVKGIRLSDKVIHRMKQSSKALVPQLSQNGRSPPQTSETPTATPVPPPSVPHLIPLLAPPPSPLFIPPPLVEPVPPVKLVPPPPVKFHSLPPPVEARSPPLTTPVVSDPAPPPPPLQEAPSTPPSVESPPAAKVHSLPPTSVDPMAPPKTPLLTDTVVSAPTPPSPPPPQVPVELESPPPPAESFIPPHIETEILSEHSFKPVIRAPPVESAVAPPEPLASPLPSETSPTTIEHAAVAPSVEALEVVVLSVPPVETVQPPPAVDFTPVEAVVLPPQVETTLVEPAVPPTAIEKEVLPVAASTVDPPPPCELLPPPPSPEPVAAPSHPPELTCKEPSPPSHCVKLAIMPTDAPVCEPFVEPPTPPLPAPPPPAEEPPIILSLCPVVEEEMPAVASAPPLAAAPPVPPEVMEEELRQKIKEEMQRSLEEEINQKRQALQQQLEEMRAQAQAEAQAAAQAQVEEQVKKTLEGEKAAYVDNLTDSIMKERMKTGDERLMVQLYRMELKAHQLEEREKELMKRDTLYKEHITKLEAKCTEFYKVTAESFQKGKEETHNRFARFHIQPVCGDLQSQILKCYKENTGKTLSCSNIASAYMQCVDNAKKNKLSTGG, translated from the exons atgggGGGAAACAGCCCGAGTCACCTCTCTCATGAGGATGGGGCAGGCGGAGGAATTACTTTTGTGAAGGGCATTCGG CTGTCGGATAAAGTGATCCATCGGATGAAACAGTCTTCAAAGGCCCTCGTTCCTCAGCTCTCTCAGAATGGACGTTCCCCTCCACAAACATCTGAAACCCCAACAGCCACTCCAGTCCCCCCCCCGTCTGTCCCACACTTGATACCTCTTCTGGCACCCCCGCCATCTCCTCTGTTCATTCCACCTCCATTAGTGGAACCTGTTCCTCCTGTAAAACtcgtccctcctcctcctgtaaAGTTTCACTCCCTACCTCCACCTGTAGAGGCCAGATCTCCACCTCTAACAACCCCTGTAGTCTCAGACCCcgctccaccacctcctcctctccaaGAAGCCCCATCCACACCTCCGTCAGTGGAATCTCCTCCTGCTGCAAAGGTTCATTCCCTGCCTCCTACCTCTGTTGATCCTATGGCCCCGCCAAAAACTCCACTTCTAACCGACACGGTTGTCTCGGCCCCTACACCTCCTTCTCCACCTCCCCCACAAGTACCTGTGGAGCTTGAatctcctccacctcctgctGAATCCTTTATCCCACCTCATATAGAAACAGAAATCCTGTCAGAACACAGCTTCAAACCTGTGATCCGAGCTCCACCTGTAGAATCAGCTGTAGCTCCACCTGAACCTTTAGCTTCACCTCTGCCTTCTGAAACATCTCCAACAACTATTGAGCATGCTGCTGTAGCTCCCTCTGTTGAAGCTCTTGAAGTGGTCGTCTTGTCTGTGCCACCAGTGGAAACCGTTCAACCTCCGCCCGCTGTTGATTTTACACCAG TTGAAGCTGTAGTTTTACCTCCCCAAGTGGAGACGACTCTTGTTGAGCCTGCAGTCCCACCCACTGCAATTGAAAAGGAAGTGCTTCCAGTCGCGGCTTCAACTGTCGATCCACCACCTCCATGTGAACTGCTCCCACCTCCCCCTTCTCCAGAGCCGGTGGCGGCACCGTCTCACCCTCCAGAGCTCACTTGTAAAGAGCCCTCGCCACCCTCTCACTGTGTGAAGCTGGCCATCATGCCCACTGATGCACCTGTGTGTGAACCCTTCGTAGAGCCTCCCACACCACCTCTACCTGCTCCACCTCCCCCTGCTGAGGAGCCCCCCATAATCCTGTCTCTGTGCCCTGTTGTTGAGGAAGAAATGCCTGCTGTCGCTTCAGCACCACCACTTGCAGCAG cCCCGCCTGTTCCTCCTGAAGTGATGGAGGAAGAGTTGAGGCAGAAGATCAAAGAAGAGATGCAGAGGAGTCTGGAAGAGGAGATCAACCAGAAAAGGCAGGCGCTGCAGCAACA GCTGGAGGAGATGAGGGCTCAGGCTCAAGCAGAGGCCCAAGCAGCCGCTCAGGCTCAGGTGGAGGAGCAGGTGAAAAAGACGCTGGAGGGGGAGAAGGCGGCGTACGTGGACAACCTGACCGACTCCATCATGAAGGAGCGAATGAAGACTGGTGACGAAAGGCTCATGGTGCAGCTTTAT CGGATGGAGCTGAAG GCCCATcagctggaggagagggagaaagagttGATGAAACGAGACACTCTCTACAAGGAACATATCACAAAACTTGAAGCAAAG TGCACTGAGTTTTACAAAGTGACTGCTGAGAGCTTCCAGAAGGGCAAGGAAGAGACTCACAACCGCTTTGC GCGTTTCCATATCCAGCCGGTGTGTGGTGACTTGCAGAGTCAGATTTTAAAATGCTACAAGGAGAACACAGGAAAGACTCTGTCCTGCTCGAATATCGCCTCGGCCTACATGCAGTGTGTGGACAATGCCAAGAAG AATAAATTGAGCACGGGAGGTTAA
- the slc35b4 gene encoding UDP-xylose and UDP-N-acetylglucosamine transporter, whose amino-acid sequence MGTGFAIVLVFVGCCSNVVSLELLVRQFPGCGNIVTFAQFVFISLEGFIFETNFGRKKPAIPLRNYVIMVIMFFTVSVINNYALNFNIAMPLHMIFRSGSLIANMILGIIILKKRYSASKYLSVALISAGIFICTIMSARQMNVGNEGSEEQGFYALMHWLIGIGMLTFALLMSARMGIFQETLYKQYGKHSKEALFYNHCLPLPGFLLFSTNIYNHCVYFSHSTPTVVPVVGLTMPIMWLYLVINVITQYVCIRGVFILTTECTSLTVTLVVTLRKFFSLIFSIMYFQNPFTTWHWVGTAVVFLGTLLYTEVWSSVRAALRGPDVKEKKVE is encoded by the exons ATGGGTACTGGTTTTGCAATTGTTCTGGTTTTTGTCGGATGCTGTAGCAATGTTGTGTCTCTGGAGCTGCTTGTGAG ACAGTTTCCAGGATGTGGCAACATAGTCACCTTTGCTCAGTTTGTCTTCATCTCATTAGAAGGTTTCATCTTTGAAACAAACTTTGGGAGGAAGAAACCAGCAATCCctttaag AAACTATGTGATCATGGTGATCATGTTCTTCACAGTCAGCGTCATCAACAACTACGCTCTCAACTTCAACATCGCAATGCCGTTACACATGATCTTCAGATCA GGATCACTAATCGCTAACATGATCCTAGGAATAATCATCCTGAAGAAAAG GTATTCAGCGAGTAAATATCTATCTGTAGCTTTAATTTCAGCTGGCATCTTCATCTGTACCATCATGTCTGCGAGACAAATG AATGTAGGCAATGAGGGATCAGAAGAGCAAGGCTTTTATGCCTTAATGCACTGGCTTATAG GTATTGGCATGTTGACCTTCGCTCTTCTGATGTCTGCGAGGATGGGCATTTTCCAGGAGACACTGTACAAGCAGTATGGAAAACACTCCAAGGAAGCCCTCTTTTATAAT CACTGCCTGCCTCTGCCAGGCTTCCTGCTTTTCTCCACAAACATCTACAACCACTGTGTCTACTTCAGTCACAGCA CTCCTACAGTTGTTCCGGTGGTTGGACTGACAATGCCGATAATGTGGCTATACCTGGTGATCAACGTCATCACACA ATATGTGTGCATCCGTGGCGTTTTCATTCTGACCACAGAGTGCACGTCGCTGACCGTCACTCTGGTGGTGACTCTGAGGAAGTTCTTCAGCCTCATCTTCTCCATCATGTACTTCCAAAACCCCTTCACTACGTGGCACTGGGTGGGCACGGCCGTAGTCTTTCTGGGCACTCTGCTGTACACAGAGGTGTGGAGCAGCGTGCGGGCGGCTCTGCGTGGACCTGATGTCAAGGAGAAGAAGGTTGagtga